One window from the genome of Yamadazyma tenuis chromosome 7, complete sequence encodes:
- the IML1 gene encoding vacuolar membrane-associated protein iml1 (COG:T; EggNog:ENOG503NX2D; MEROPS:MER0066916; BUSCO:EOG092604I8), with amino-acid sequence MTVTSHYNVGVLALQGAFIEHIHHFQQCVDDFPQATFTFLEVRTPEQLGSCDALVIPGGESTSISLIAERTGLLTPLFEFVKTGKPIWGTCAGLIFLSKQVINGRQGQQLLGGMDIEVKRNAFGRQLDSFITDLDFSSFVPGCDKFPTVFIRAPVVSQILHGDGDHKEGVIYSKNDYVNDATVEVLHRLDSGLLVAVRQGNKLGTSFHPELSDDVAFHRWFLEEFVVSGYSNQASLIVGSPSIRSSSSSIQAPRSLNPKSSDNTIVVGRHYDRKFDFERSSVFRDGAKRSISHNDSIDLPSTVSARDPTIPVQLTIWFHEMRTSTEDFMVDLNLLSGFKVGDVLEVEPIDNKSTDVGTKPPKKIVLIIKDSNLLNSTLTPVASATTAGSVSTPILNPQLVSVSASDDVHSGDEPSPTTAGGSKRDPLPSSPSQDLQSQQPAKTKNVLQLSLIANPLQRSLDLLPRSLVQVRKISDLTSVEADTIEISIKNLNLARDSMWILTSQLVNSCVYMGKRVSFLHSRVGVIKSIYKDGHKVFSGYIGKNTKIVYRSESAKLVFLIQTSREMWHFEESGEIMFHKLVNNLFPRIFRKWRDKDVHHSITIVLFTSVDLTDIPWTSLGHGERPNKVKEYFRVVVDQVNIFHWNRIMENLRLEFANFKRDILLNRMNAESGGGTSTYSLEGFVLPSVKGNILEAINVGLSLKKDKFTDTDLKHSLGNLILITPGTGLFDVDYNLMLETSKKMAGMDSALDIVCLSQAPLHIVPLFRFKDLSKNGKLSHCVPNWCDVSFFRDASSTNDQWIPRCKIYELQMMGLMENEVNDVEIERFKLFKNEKSFIESMDDYDSDIFKPIKEATDPIEMNYSFSQSIAEDGFSKPFKSGTPQGVHDSLLLMNNVKIPNLRPKSSAAKFNIGTTTSTVLGTVSKITVEGSALSTLYHLKETDEVNSPILKPRSISSGNNSMKSFSISSPPKFDRMHPKIIKTDDILKPKDIKYIPSRRKERERSENSILKRNTQMSTNSLDSTTNKEPEEPTNYFWTEVSNPSKESHSDALLFLKQGKWSQVFPPNIKRNLVKWRSFEAPAALPVFQSIFPTWKELNTKYTTQIYSLVLNFENRLQLDSIDDLTREMIQLRLLVGFQICDSDQVSKVEMERNPGSSADGLIKYYQEDFSGTKIYMMLDNEIHRIHNDGVSIGVQLYRKIEDSAYSSIFKTAGFDFQNHKPLIRTRYADEYIKSSINFIEQKPKIFNWNKLDQLLAGYDDALPEETQTFFKMKFVVMPADIPKNAFFISNEHLTDEEIRVEGLRKLIAVIEKGKCASKDDVTKAKESVPEIQFYTGNLYEFLSEQAEALENTGQRPSSLLASEKLNKSIKIINLAHEIQSPGGLRIVDRTWHFNTHQNCFIGNEFVTWLIEKFEDIDTREDAVAYGQSLMEKKLFKHVADRHGFLDGYYFYELEPEYIDKTYKPGKTSWFSRKKPEREKEHTPVSKNNSDTESFKSPSLAPVESPDLRRIASIGAQLNNNDSDVSSNAESAGSKAKTKKKFVLSKSVQYNADSLKKSYKSEVITVHYDKVHNPEHCYHIRLEWMNTSASFIDETISNWSRLCERHGLKFVETPWKELCMIPTLNAFHSFVDLKLAVNPLFDPEFTSPEISTTNPFYYHLYLLKKTGFLLDNRSALYFMKENIEISYSWGKPSFKYAQFIHKTGSYIVEVRDNGDFFLAPNNMHIVRINAPVSNMLDFDYNLNSYTIDSQKVMLGLKKTCTSPSSLRKIFREAKESWRENYSKDVLPTDI; translated from the exons ATGACAGTAACATCCCATTACAACGTTGGGGTGTTGGCGCTCCAAGGAGCGTTCATCGAACATATCCACCACTTTCAACAGTGTGTGGATGACTTCCCCCAGGCCACTTTCACGTTCTTGGAAGTCAGAACTCCAGAACAACTTGGCTCGTGCGACGCACTTGTGATCCCTGGAGGTGAAAGCACCCTGATCTCGTTGATTGCCGAGCGGACTGGCCTTCTCACGCCgctctttgagtttgtaAAGACCGGCAAACCCATTTGGGGGACGTGTGCTGGATTGATATTCTTATCCAAACAGGTGATAAACGGCAGACAAGGGCAACAGCTCTTGGGAGGCATGGATATCGAGGTGAAAAGAAACGCTTTTGGGCGTCAGTTGGATTCATTCATCACggacttggacttttctAGCTTTGTGCCGGGGTGTGATAAGTTTCCCACTGTTTTTATACGGGCTCCGGTGGTGAGTCAGATATTACATGGAGATGGAGACCACAAGGAGGGGGTGATTTATTCCAAGAACGATTATGTGAACGACGCGACAGTGGAGGTACTCCATCGGTTGGATAGTGGGCTTTTGGTGGCGGTGAGACAGGGCAACAAGTTGGGGACGTCGTTCCACCCGGAGTTGTCAGACGACGTGGCATTTCACCGATGGTTTCTCGaggagtttgtggtgagCGGTTA TTCCAACCAGGCAAGCCTCATAGTGGGATCTCCTTCAATTCGGTCCAGTTCATCCAGCATCCAGGCTCCTCGTAGCCTCAACCCCAAGAGCTCCGACAACACCATCGTTGTCGGCCGCCACTACGATAGAAAATTCGATTTCGAACGGTCCAGCGTATTTCGAGATGGCGCCAAAAGGTCCATCTCTCATAACGACTCAATTGACTTGCCATCCACCGTCTCTGCCAGAGACCCCACGATTCCGGTCCAGCTAACCATCTGGTTCCACGAAATGCGGACTTCCACCGAAGATTTCATGGTTGATTTGAATCTTCTCTCTGGGTTCAAAGTTGGCGATGTGCTCGAAGTGGAACCCATAGATAATAAGTCTACCGACGTGGGCACCAAGCCCCCGAAGAAGATCGTGTTGATAATTAAGGACCTGAACCTCCTCAATTCCACCTTGACACCGGTAGCTTCTGCCACCACCGCTGGGTCGGTGTCGACGCCGATTTTGAATCCGCAGCTCGTGAGCGTGTCTGCCAGCGACGACGTCCATTCGGGCGACGAGCCGTCTCCCACCACCGCCGGCGGTTCCAAGCGAGACCCGCTTCCGCTGTCACCATCCCAGGACTTGCAGCTGCAACAGCCAGCCAAAACAAAAAATGTTCTTCAGCTATCGTTGATTGCCAACCCACTTCAACGGCTGTTGGACTTACTACCACGGAGTCTCGTCCAGGTGCGTAAGATCTCCGACTTGACGTCGGTGGAGGCTGACACCATCGAGATTTCCATAAAAAACTTGAACCTTGCTCGAGACTCCATGTGGATTCTCACTAGCCAGTTGGTCAATTCTTGTGTGTACATGGGCAAAAGAGTGTCGTTTTTACATAGCCGGGTGGGGGTCATCAAGAGCATCTACAAGGATGGACACAAAGTGTTCAGCGGGTACATTGGTAAAAACACCAAGATTGTATATCGGTCCGAGAGTGCCAAATTGGTCTTTTTGATCCAGACATCAAGAGAAATGTGGCACTTTGAGGAGAGTGGGGAAATCATGTTCCacaagttggtcaacaacttgtttcCCCGGATCTTTCGAAAATGGCGGGACAAAGACGTGCACCACTCCATAACCATTGTGTTGTTCACGAGTGTGGACTTGACCGACATTCCTTGGACCTCGTTGGGGCACGGCGAGCGGCCCAATAAGGTCAAGGAGTACTTCCGAGTGGTAGTGGATCAGGTCAATATCTTCCACTGGAACCGGATCATGGAGAATTTGCGATTGGAGTTTGCAAACTTCAAAAGAgacattttgttgaaccGGATGAATGCAGAGAGTGGTGGAGGCACTAGCACCTACTCCCTTGAAGGGTTTGTCTTACCTTCGGTGAAGGGGAACATTTTGGAGGCCATCAACGTTGGcttgagcttgaagaaagataaGTTCACCGATACAGACTTGAAGCACAGTTTGGGAAATCTTATTTTAATTACTCCCGGAACCGGTCTATTTGACGTCGactacaacttgatgttggaaaCAAGCAAAAAAATGGCCGGTATGGACAGTGCATTAGATATTGTTTGTTTAAGTCAGGCTCCTTTGCATATTGTTCCGTTGTTTCGCTTCAAGGATCTCTCCAAGAATGGGAAGCTTTCTCACTGTGTTCCCAATTGGTGTGACGTTTCGTTTTTTAGAGATGCTTCAAGTACCAATGATCAGTGGATTCCACGGTGTAAGATTTATGAGTTGCAGATGATGGggttgatggaaaatgAGGTGAATGATGTTGAGATCGAGAgattcaaactcttcaagaacGAGAAGTCGTTCATCGAGTCGATGGATGACTACGATTCGGACATCTTTAAGCCCATAAAGGAGGCCACAGACCCAATAGAGATGAACTATTCATTCAGCCAATCCATAGCAGAAGACGGCTTTTCCAAGCCTTTTAAAAGCGGCACTCCCCAAGGTGTACATGATTCgttattgttgatgaacaacgTCAAGATTCCAAACCTCAGACCCAAGTCTTCAGCcgccaagttcaatattggcaccaccacctcGACTGTCTTGGGTACGGTTTCGAAGATCACGGTGGAGGGAAGTGCCTTATCAACGTTGTACCATTTGAAGGAGACAGATGAAGTGAACTCTCCTATTTTAAAGCCCCGACTGATTTCTTCAGGTAATAATTCCATGAAgagtttttcaatatcatctCCTCCAAAATTTGACCGAATGCACCccaagatcatcaaaaCAGATGATATTTTAAAGCCAAAGGATATCAAGTATATCCCTTCACGACgcaaagaaagagaacgGTCCGAGAACTCGATTTTGAAGAGGAACACTCAAATGTCCACCAACTCTCTTGACAGTACCACCAATaaagaaccagaagaaccCACCAACTATTTCTGGACAGAAGTCTCTAATCCCTCCAAAGAGCTGCACTCGGATGCCTTGTTGTTTCTTAAGCAAGGAAAGTGGAGTCAAGTGTTTCCTCCCAACATTAAACGgaatttggtcaaatggAGGTCTTTTGAAGCACCTGCTGCTCTTCCGGTGTTTCAGTCGATATTCCCCACCTGGAAAGAGCTCAACACAAAGTACACCACTCAGATCTATTCCTTGGTTTTGAATTTCGAGAATCGGTTGCAATTGGATTCCATTGACGATTTAACGAGGGAGATGATCCAGTTGCGGTTGCTTGTAGGATTTCAAATTTGTGATTCCGATCAAGTGAGTAAAGTGGAAATGGAGAGAAACCCTGGTAGTTCAGCAGATGGTCTAATCAAGTACTATCAAGAAGACTTCAGTGGGACAAAAATCTATATGATGTTAGACAATGAGATCCACAGAATTCATAATGATGGGGTGTCTATTGGTGTACAATTATACCGAAAAATAGAAGATTCTGCGTATCTGTCAATTTTTAAAACAGCTGGATTCGATTTCCAAAACCATAAACCTTTGATCAGAACCAGGTATGCCGATGAGTATATCAAGTCCAGCATTAATTTTATCGAACAGAAACcaaaaatcttcaattggaATAAATTagatcaacttcttgcAGGGTACGATGATGCGTTACCtgaagaaactcaaactttcttcaagatgaagTTTGTGGTGATGCCAGCCGACATTCCCAAGAATGCATTTTTTATTTCAAACGAGCATTTGacagatgaagaaatccGTGTTGAAGGATTGAGAAAGTTGATAGCAGTTATTGAGAAGGGTAAATGTGCTTCCAAGGATGACGTGACAAAAGCCAAGGAGAGCGTTCCCGAGATCCAATTTTATACTGGCAACTTGTACGAATTTTTGAGCGAACAAGCAGAAGCCTTGGAGAATACCGGCCAAAGGCCCAGCTCATTGTTGGCATCCGAAAAACTTAACAAATCCATAaagatcatcaacttggcccATGAAATCCAAAGCCCTGGAGGCTTAAGGATCGTTGATAGAACCTGGCATTTCAACACTCACCAGAATTGTTTCATTGGGAACGAATTCGTCACTTGGTTGATAGAgaaatttgaagatatcgatACTAGAGAGGATGCTGTGGCATATGGGCAATCTCTcatggaaaagaagttgttcaagcaTGTAGCTGACAGACACGGATTCTTGGATGGATACTACTTTTATGAATTGGAACCAGAATATATTGACAAGACCTACAAACCTGGCAAGACGTCTTGGTTCAGCAGAAAGAAACCCGAAAGAGAAAAGGAACACACCCCAGtatccaaaaacaactCCGATACTGAATCATTCAAGTCACCTAGCTTAGCCCCTGTTGAATCTCCAGATTTAAGACGAATTGCCAGTATAGGTGCACAGCTTAACAACAACGACTCTGACGTGTCGTCAAACGCCGAATCGGCTGGTTCTAAGGCCAAGACCAAGAAAAAGTTTGTGTTGAGTAAATCAGTCCAGTACAATGCCGACctgttgaaaaaatcatACAAGTCAGAAGTAATAACCGTACATTACGACAAGGTACACAACCCTGAGCACTGTTACCATATACGCTTGGAATGGATGAATACTTCTGCCAGctttattgatgaaacGATCAGTAACTGGTCTCGATTGTGTGAACGGCATGGgttgaagtttgtggagacTCCGTGGAAAGAGTTGTGTATGATTCCAACCTTGAATGCCTTCCACTCCtttgtggatttgaagCTTGCGGTGAACCCACTCTTTGATCCTGAGTTTACATCTCCAGAGATCCTGACCACAAACCCGTTCTACTACCatttgtatttgttgaagaaaaccgggtttttgttggataatCGGTCTGCTCTCTACTTCATGAAAGAAAACATTGAAATCAGTTACAGTTGGGGGAAACCGTCGTTCAAGTATGCCCAGTTCATCCATAAGACCGGCTCTTACATCGTGGAAGTCAGGGACAATGGAgacttctttttggccCCTAACAACATGCACATTGTTCGCATCAACGCACCCGTATCCAACATGCTTGATTTTGactacaacttgaactcgtaTACCATAGATTCCCAGAAGGTGATGTTGggattgaagaaaacctGTACTAGTCCGTCATCATTGAGAAAAATATTCAGAGAAGCCAAGGAGCTGTGGAGAGAAAACTATCTGAAGGATGTGCTTCCCACCGACATTTAG
- the SNZ1 gene encoding Pyridoxal 5'-phosphate synthase subunit snz1 (COG:H; BUSCO:EOG09263MIB; EggNog:ENOG503NVDT), protein MSDNFKAKAGLAQMLKGGVIMDVVNAEQAKIAERAGACAVMALERIPADMRASGQVCRMSDPKMIQEIMAEVSIPVMAKCRIGHLVEAQVLEALEVDYIDESEVLTPADTKNHIPKSKYKVPFVCGAKNLGEALRRVSEGAAMLRTKGEAGTGDISEAVKHITQIKEEIEYVMSLKTDGELEQFAKENRIPLDALKQLIANGGKFPVVNFAAGGVATPSDAALCMQLGCDGVFVGSGIFKSKNPEKLAKAIVNAVTHYNDPAKVLEYSTDLGELMFGVSISSLRDNEKLSSRGW, encoded by the coding sequence ATGAGTGACAACTTTAAAGCCAAGGCCGGTTTGGCCCAGATGTTGAAAGGAGGCGTCATTATGGACGTCGTCAATGCCGAACAGGCCAAAATCGCCGAGAGAGCCGGGGCCTGTGCCGTCATGGCGTTGGAAAGAATCCCAGCGGATATGCGTGCTAGTGGTCAGGTATGTAGAATGTCTGACCCCAAGATGATTCAAGAAATCATGGCAGAGGTATCGATTCCAGTGATGGCCAAGTGTAGAATCGGACACTTGGTCGAAGCCCAGGTTTTGGAGGCATTAGAAGTTGACTATATCGATGAATCTGAGGTTTTGACGCCTGCTGACACCAAAAACCATATTCCCAAGTCTAAGTACAAGGTTCCATTTGTGTGCGGGGCCAAGAACTTGGGAGAGGCTTTGAGAAGAGTCAGTGAAGGAGCAGCCATGTTGAGAACCAAGGGAGAGGCTGGTACCGGGGATATTTCAGAGGCTGTCAAGCACATCACTcagatcaaagaagaaattgagtATGTGATGTCTTTGAAGACGGATGGTGAACTCGAACAGTTTGCCAAAGAGAACAGAATTCCTTTAGATGCTTTGAAGCAGTTGATTGCTAATGGTGGTAAATTCCCTGTTGTCAACTTTGCAGCCGGTGGAGTTGCAACTCCCTCTGACGCGGCCTTGTGTATGCAATTGGGCTGTGACGGGGTTTTTGTGGGATCGGGGAttttcaaatccaagaacccagaaaagttggccaaggccATTGTGAATGCGGTGACTCACTATAATGATCCAGCGAAGGTGTTGGAGTACTCGACGGACTTGGGAGAGTTGATGTTCGGAGTGAGTATCTCGTCGTTGAGAGACAACGAGAAGTTGTCGTCGCGCGGGTGGTAG
- the LTE1 gene encoding Guanine nucleotide exchange factor lte1 (EggNog:ENOG503NYFZ; COG:T) encodes MSSPQPHSQKQHQQTGEKTSFAYNAHGESVFDDSRVFPSVKPGEIAKFDQGDPELINHATITALIVQLTSPEVIDYNLVYDFFITYRMFSDASTVMGLLMRRLVWSLQYVNKQDEESHKIGTLVLLRTFVVLRHWILNYFIDDFNSDLKLCDTFITNLNEVVFESGLINESMVFERKIIKDLKTHWLTLSSEFWNVHLDLSSFSGEEVFDYYLPATSDISMNSFLKKSNTEISLHTNPSYRRSAMLSLYDQKMHHKCLVFDDSRFSNNENPQLSVNNLLVSHKSSRQSIMNKLNHFNIGKSKHVSVKDATVNSAGSGPSNNNSNTTSPLGSSNRHNRMNLNDSSVGLRKTTKNRPTNQQSLNDEMDKISLNPIQIDNVGFSTNGNVKLPSSKVLSIVPSTPVKKMEYSIRNPLEKDDETAQGFSVNDWESPINYKIINSMDITRKNSIKKILEGWKKNRNHSNKSNDEINKMINDSITEDVIGTRIDVLSARIIDELEFLIRHYVQNDASYNPTIAEGDTIDNTNALNSPDEVDLHELDGSRDLDETHKPQNGDESVNDDVDINDVSELNLHKIDNLFSEQGDDDTDEDNEEFQDSGLSANMLNDIHEFSFQRPTSINWADDNALELDTSQTPAKEEGSDEELPEPNLPRDNSGDFNHLAEPPFPFIDGNNNFSSVSTISTPSNITDYNAEIEDLGIAMSPKSKEQQTKRISFSKHSSLKKRVSRNSSNSLFKRDSVKSYLSYDSAYSFSKDSLEDDRDNGHLRKKAGINDLRRMAGIPSERRSLENALRIQSNASVRKSVRASTLLALSELPFNGMYDSRSSIYMTNHKVIARSSGVGDSSIFSVAMKSRNSLSNSLKTLNESSRLSRTSPLNEDYDDFAFGFRASSDEGFGESETSTRSVVIPGISNNVLKELAAIPDDSFHFNPIDVAFNKLEGAKSQGKNLQSEEELNNSEVTQVELNDTQDILNEINNAHTEDIIESSSQKDFTAEMPLTPVAHRVIDVGDSSGGTLDSTQLEQGAKSDNVFIFSANYTTELEIISPSEESKTVSTVEPRLESPRLILESYNMADTSLAISNVMADNTHISFVLSYTSEELSQHFTMVERDILQEIDWKELVELKWNKELTPVNSWLEIIVNEEYYNSNKGVNLVIARFNLMVNWIISEVLLSKQQEERVQIISRFIHIAQSCLILQNYSTLMQILLALTSERLAKLRETWKSLPPGDILVLKNLEELASPVKNFLNLRVSINRIQPSRGCIPFVGLYLSDLIFNTERHKFIDKGKTVVNFARFRTSVHIVKSLSQCIEWSSYYKLNVNNELLSKCLYIRSLDEDEMNYCLKNVTEA; translated from the coding sequence ATGTCGCTGCCGCAGCCTCACTCTCAaaaacaacatcaacaaacCGGCGAAAAAACCTCCTTTGCTTACAACGCCCACGGCGAGTCGGTGTTCGATGACTCCCGTGTGTTCCCCAGCGTCAAGCCGGGAGAAATTGCAAAGTTTGACCAGGGGGACCCTGAACTCATCAACCACGCAACCATCACCGCTTTGATTGTACAACTCACCAGCCCCGAGGTCATCGACTACAACTTGGTGTatgacttcttcatcacctaCCGAATGTTTAGTGATGCGCTGACGGTAATGGGCTTGCTTATGCGGAGGTTGGTCTGGAGTTTACAATATGTCAACAAACAAGACGAAGAGTCTCATAAGATCGGGACCTTGGTGTTATTGCGAACGTTTGTGGTGTTGAGACACTGGATCTTGAACTATTTCATCGATGACTTCAACTCGGACTTGAAACTCTGTGAcaccttcatcaccaacttgaacgagGTGGTGTTTGAGTCGGGGTTAATTAATGAGCTGATGGTGTTCGAGCGTAAGATCatcaaggacttgaaaaccCACTGGCTCACGCTCCTGTCGGAGTTTTGGAACGTCcacttggacttgtcatCGTTCTCGGGTGAAGAGGTATTTGACTATTACTTGCCAGCCACCAGCGATATCTCTATGAACAGTTTCTTAAAGAAGAGTAACACCGAGATTTCTCTCCACACAAACCCCAGCTACAGACGGTCGGCCATGTTGTCTTTGTACGACCAGAAGATGCACCACAAATGCCTTGTGTTTGACGATTCAAGATTTAGCAATAACGAAAACCCCCAACTCTCAGTCAATAACTTATTGGTGCTGCACAAGTCATCCCGACAGTCTATCATGAACAAATTGAACCATTTCAATATCGGCAAGTCCAAGCACGTTTCTGTCAAAGACGCTACTGTGAATTCAGCTGGTTCTGGACCTtcaaacaacaacagcaatACCACCAGTCCATTGGGATCTTCCAATCGACACAACCGgatgaacttgaatgaTTCTTCAGTTGGCTTGCGAAAGACCACCAAGAACCGACCAACCAACCAGCAGAGCCTCAACGATGAGATGGATAAGATCTCGTTGAACCCGATTCAAATTGATAATGTTGGATTCTCCACCAATGGTAATGTCAAACtaccttcttcaaaagtcTTGTCGATAGTTCCTTCGACTCCcgtgaagaagatggaaTACAGTATTCGTAACCCATTGGAGAAGGACGATGAAACGGCCCAAGGGTTTTCCGTCAACGATTGGGAAAGCCCTATCAATTACAAGATCATAAACAGCATGGACATCACCAGAAAGAATtctatcaagaagatccTTGAAGGGTGGAAGAAAAACAGAAATCATAGCAACAAATCCAACGATgagatcaacaagatgATCAATGATTCCATCACGGAGGACGTCATTGGTACTAGAATCGATGTATTAAGTGCCCGAATCATTGATGAACTAGAGTTCTTGATCAGGCACTATGTTCAGAACGATGCGTCGTATAATCCCACCATAGCCGAAGGCGATACCATCGACAATACCAATGCGCTCAACTCTCCCGATGAAGTGGACTTGCACGAGTTAGACGGGTCTCGTGACTTGGACGAAACTCACAAACCCCAGAATGGTGATGAGAGTgtcaatgatgatgttgatatCAACGACGTGAGTGAATTGAATTTGCACAAGAtcgacaacttgttcaGTGAACAAGGAGATGATGATACGGATGAAGACAACGAAGAGTTTCAAGACAGTGGGCTATCTGCCAACATGCTTAATGATATCCACGAGTTTTCGTTCCAAAGGCCCACCAGTATAAACTGGGCCGATGACAATgctttggaattggataCTTCTCAAACCCCAGCTAAGGAAGAAGGTTCGGACGAAGAGCTACCCGAACCCAACTTACCTCGTGACAATAGTGGAGACTTCAACCACCTTGCCGAACCCCCGTTTCCTTTTATCGATGGCAATAACAACTTTTCTCTGGTGTCGACCATCTCGACTCCTAGCAACATTACGGACTACAATGCCGAAATCGAGGACTTGGGAATCGCCATGAGTCCAAAGTCAAAGGAACAACAGACAAAACGAATCAGCTTCAGCAAGCATTCAAGTCTCAAGAAAAGAGTATCCAGaaactcttccaattctttgttcaaaagaGACTCGGTCAAGTCGTACCTCAGCTATGACTCGGCGTATTCCTTTTCGAAGGACTCGCTTGAAGATGACCGGGACAATGGCCATTTGAGAAAGAAGGCTGGCATCAACGACTTGAGAAGAATGGCAGGGATCCCCAGTGAGCGAAGGTCTCTTGAAAATGCGCTCCGTATCCAGTCGAATGCTTCTGTACGCAAAAGCGTCAGGGCCAGCACTCTTCTTGCCTTGAGTGAACTCCCATTCAATGGCATGTATGACTCCAGAAGCTCCATTTACATGACAAACCATAAGGTGATAGCCCGTTCTTctggagttggtgatagCTCGATATTTTCTGTGGCCATGAAAAGCCGAAATTCGCTTTCCAACTCACTAAAGACCTTGAACGAAAGCTCTCGTCTCTCAAGAACCAGTCCATTGAACGAAGATTATGACGACTTTGCGTTTGGGTTTAGGGCCAGCAGTGACGAAGGCTTTGGAGAAAGTGAGACGTCCACCAGGTCGGTGGTGATTCCTGGTATCAGCAACAAtgtgttgaaagaattaGCAGCCATTCCTGACGACTCCTTCCACTTCAATCCCATTGACGTGgcattcaacaagttggaaggAGCCAAGTCCCAGGGGAAGAATCTTCAGTCTGAAGAGGAATTGAATAACAGCGAGGTGACCCAGGTTGAGCTTAACGATACGCAAGACATTTTgaacgaaatcaacaacgCTCACACCGAAGATATCATCGAGTCATCGAGCCAGAAAGACTTCACGGCCGAAATGCCTCTTACTCCCGTGGCCCATCGGGTTATCGATGTGGGCGACTCGAGTGGAGGAACCTTGGACTCAACTCAGCTTGAGCAAGGGGCCAAGAGCGACAACGTCTTCATATTCAGTGCCAACTACACCACAGAACTCGAGATTATATCGCCTCTGGAAGAATCCAAGACCGTCTCCACTGTGGAACCACGCTTGGAAAGTCCCcggttgattttggagtcaTATAACATGGCTGACACCTCGTTGGCGATTTCAAACGTGATGGCCGACAACACCCACATTTCGTTTGTGCTTAGTTACACATCCGAGGAGTTGAGCCAACACTTTACGATGGTCGAGCGAGACATTCTCCAGGAGATCGACTGgaaagagttggtggagcTCAAATGGAACAAAGAGTTGACCCCTGTCAACAGCTGGTTGGAGATTATCGTGAACGAAGAGTActacaactccaacaaggGAgtgaacttggtgatagCCCGGTTCAACCTTATGGTCAACTGGATCATCTCCGAGGTTCTCTTGTCCAAACAGCAGGAAGAGCGGGTGCAAATCATCTCTCGGTTTATTCACATCGCACAGAGTTGTTTGATACTCCAAAACTACTCCACGCTCATGCAGATATTATTGGCATTGACGAGCGAGCGATTGGCTAAGCTCCGTGAGACCTGGAAGAGCTTGCCACCTGGTGAtatcttggtgttgaagaacttggaagagttggcGTCGCCGGTTAAAAACTTTCTTAACTTGAGAGTTTCCATCAACAGGATCCAGCCGTCACGTGGATGTATTCCATTTGTGGGACTATACTTGTCggacttgatcttcaacactGAGAGACACAAGTTCATCGATAAGGGCAAGACGGTGGTGAACTTTGCTCGGTTCCGGACGTCGGTGCATATTGTAAAGAGTCTTAGTCAGTGTATTGAGTGGTCTTCCTACTATAAACTCAATGTGAATAATGAGCTCTTGCTGAAGTGCTTGTACATCCGGTCGCTTGATGAGGATGAGATGAACTATTGCTTGAAGAATGTGACAGAAGCGTGA
- the PEX22 gene encoding peroxisome assembly protein 22 (EggNog:ENOG503P5IA; COG:S): MSRRRNPRIFLTAVVASSLLAASYKLYDYYVSSSSNSKNLQDPKKYTKKSIALTLSHSILSSQLPLDEILLNSENVTFILPPNLSVDDLEGNFAGGEAGSSLPRALLKNYKLLNCSNFQGYFDIIKNLKPDMLLVCSDDLGIRSSLPSDLSRFAKEIVEVDQNAEDITTKLMPLFVW; this comes from the coding sequence ATGTCTAGGAGAAGAAACCCCCGTATTTTCCTCACGGCCGTGGTCGCCTCATCGCTCCTAGCCGCATCCTACAAACTTTATGACTATTATGTGTCGAGCTCCAGCAACTCaaaaaatcttcaagaccCCAAGAAATacaccaaaaagtccaTTGCCTTGACATTATCACACTCGATTTTAAGTTCTCAACTCCCGCTCGATGAGATCCTTCTCAACTCGGAAAACGTGACGTTCATTTTGCCACCTAACTTGTCGGTGGACGATTTGGAAGGTAATTTTGCTGGAGGTGAGGCTGGTAGCCTGTTACCAAGGGCGTTGCTTAAAAACtacaagttgttgaactgTAGCAACTTCCAGGGGTattttgatatcatcaagaatttAAAGCCAGATATGCTTTTGGTGTGTTCGGACGATTTGGGCATTCGCAGCCTGCTTCCGCTGGACTTGAGTCGATTTGCGAAGGAGATTGTGGAAGTGGACCAGAACGCCGAGGATAtaaccaccaagttgatgcCATTGTTCGTGTGGTAG